Proteins from a single region of Gemmatimonadaceae bacterium:
- a CDS encoding carboxymuconolactone decarboxylase family protein → MTDGATPPPILTLDAASRALVRLSARIAGGSELDVRAALRETMDAATPPLWVEELILQSYLFCGFPRALNAMREWRRALRNGEGVGAKGRGTGLGTGDEISPQFLAEGEATCARVYGKFYDKLRHNIVALHPELDHWMIVEGYGKVLSRPGLDLGRRELCIVAACVASGQDRQLHSHLHGSRNVSVPDSVIGFALDALEGVVEGANLERARGLWLKVRGQ, encoded by the coding sequence ATGACGGATGGCGCCACTCCACCACCTATTCTCACCCTCGACGCGGCGTCGCGCGCGCTGGTCCGCCTGTCGGCGCGCATCGCCGGCGGCTCGGAACTGGACGTGCGCGCGGCGCTGCGGGAGACGATGGATGCGGCGACGCCACCGCTCTGGGTGGAGGAGCTGATTCTGCAGTCATATTTGTTCTGCGGGTTTCCGAGAGCTTTGAATGCGATGAGAGAGTGGAGAAGGGCGTTACGGAACGGGGAGGGGGTAGGGGCTAAGGGACGGGGGACGGGATTGGGGACGGGGGACGAGATTTCGCCACAGTTTCTCGCCGAGGGCGAGGCGACCTGCGCTCGCGTGTACGGCAAGTTCTACGACAAGCTGCGGCACAATATCGTCGCGTTGCATCCGGAGCTCGACCACTGGATGATCGTGGAGGGATACGGCAAGGTGCTGAGCCGGCCGGGGCTCGATCTCGGGCGGCGGGAACTCTGCATCGTCGCGGCGTGCGTGGCGTCGGGGCAGGACAGACAGCTGCATTCGCACTTGCACGGCTCACGGAATGTGAGTGTGCCAGACTCGGTGATAGGCTTCGCCCTGGATGCGCTGGAGGGGGTGGTTGAGGGGGCGAATTTGGAGCGAGCTCGAGGGCTATGGCTGAAGGTGCGGGGGCAGTGA
- the obgE gene encoding GTPase ObgE, giving the protein MFIDRVTVRVEAGTGGSGCTSFRREKFVPMGGPDGGDGGRGGDIIVRGDTNLGTLLDYTYRDHWKAERGEHGMGANKTGRSGKDETMPVPVGTVIKDADTGEVLGEVLEHGQEITVAKGGRGGKGNAFFVTATHQSPREWQPGEEGVCRNLELELKLIADVGLVGQPNAGKSTLLSVVSAARPKIADYPFTTLQPNLGVVQLSDHRTFVVADIPGIIEGAHEGKGLGLQFLRHIERTRVLAFLIPIDSLEWQEEYDKLRAEIIAYSPELAAKPHCVVFTKLDLWGEQMTPELETQGAFGVYSISAPGRMGLDDLKRAWWTKLLELKRAGSV; this is encoded by the coding sequence ATGTTCATTGATAGAGTCACGGTCCGAGTCGAAGCCGGCACCGGCGGCAGCGGGTGCACCAGCTTCCGCCGAGAGAAGTTCGTCCCCATGGGCGGGCCCGACGGCGGCGACGGCGGGCGCGGCGGCGATATCATCGTCCGCGGCGACACCAACCTCGGCACCCTCCTCGACTACACCTACCGCGACCACTGGAAAGCCGAGCGCGGCGAGCACGGGATGGGCGCCAACAAGACGGGGCGCTCGGGGAAGGACGAGACGATGCCGGTTCCGGTGGGGACGGTCATCAAGGACGCCGACACGGGCGAAGTGCTGGGCGAAGTGCTCGAGCACGGCCAGGAAATCACCGTCGCCAAGGGCGGGCGCGGCGGCAAGGGGAATGCCTTCTTCGTCACCGCCACCCACCAGTCGCCACGCGAGTGGCAGCCGGGAGAGGAAGGCGTCTGCCGCAACCTGGAGCTCGAACTCAAGCTGATCGCCGACGTGGGGCTCGTGGGCCAGCCGAACGCGGGGAAATCGACCCTGCTGAGCGTGGTCTCGGCCGCCCGCCCGAAGATCGCCGATTATCCGTTCACCACCCTGCAGCCCAACCTGGGCGTGGTGCAGCTGAGCGATCACCGGACGTTCGTGGTGGCCGACATCCCCGGCATCATCGAGGGGGCGCACGAGGGGAAGGGGCTGGGGCTGCAGTTCCTGCGGCACATCGAACGGACGCGGGTTCTCGCCTTCCTGATCCCGATCGACAGCCTCGAGTGGCAAGAGGAGTACGACAAACTTCGGGCAGAGATCATTGCATACTCGCCCGAATTGGCCGCGAAACCGCACTGCGTGGTGTTTACGAAGTTGGATCTCTGGGGCGAGCAGATGACGCCGGAGCTAGAGACGCAGGGGGCGTTCGGGGTCTACTCGATCTCGGCGCCGGGGCGGATGGGGCTCGACGACCTCAAGCGTGCCTGGTGGACGAAGTTGCTGGAACTGAAGCGGGCAGGGTCCGTCTAG